The Archocentrus centrarchus isolate MPI-CPG fArcCen1 chromosome 13, fArcCen1, whole genome shotgun sequence genomic interval ATTAATTAATTCCCACTATCCAACTGAATGTTCATTTATTAATTATCACTTGCTTTCCCCCTCTAGACCAGCACCATGAAATTTGTGGCTCTAGCTCTTGCCCTTCTGTTGGCTGTCGGTGAGTACTGAATGCACGCATTCCAACCTGAGGGAAACAATTTAACCTGCAGGTACAACTTTAGATCAGCTTTGATCTTCTTTCCAGTTTAACAGTTTCTTCCCTCTTCACTGATCACAGGCTCTCAAGCCGCTTCCCTGCAGGCTGATGCACCCTCCCAGCTGGCCCAAATCCGGTCTGCTGTGGATGTGTACATGACTCAGGTGAAGGATGGTGCCATCAGATCCCTGGACCAGCTTGATGGCACTCCATACAATGAGTTTAAGTAAGGACAGTTCATTCTTGCACATCAGGCCCACTTTTTGCAATCAGTGCACGTATTGTTAGGGGTTTATTTAACTTCCTGCCCTAGTCAGTTTTTACAGTTTGTAGTCACCATTTGCTCTTTGCTCTTCTGTTCTCTCCCAGGGACATCCTGGCTAAGCGTTTGGAGGAGCTCCACACTCAGATCAAGACTTTGCAGAGTTCCGTCTCCCCCATGACCGACAGCTTCGTTAGTACAGTGGCTGAATCCACTGCTGAATTCCGTAACAGAATTGCGGCTGATATTGAGGCCCTGAAAACTGAGCTGGAGCCCAAACGTGCTCACCTGAGGGAAGTCATCGAAAGACACATGGAGGAGTACCGCAACCACCTCGAGCCCATCGTCAAAGAGTACTATGCCAAGCACACAGCTGAAATGGAAGAACTGAGGACAAAGATGGAGCCCATTATGGCTGAGCTGCGTGAGAAGATCCGTACCAATGTGGAAGAGACCAAGAATGCCCTGACACCCATTGTGGACACTGTGCGTGAAAAGATTGCTACGCATGTGGAACAAGCGAGGGCATTGTTGGCTCCCTATGTTGAAGAATACAAGGAGCAGATTAGGCAAACCTATGGCCGTGCACAAAGTGTCAGAGTTGAAGACCTTACTGCCATGAGGGAGAGGATTCAGCCTCTAGCCGCAGACATCAAGAATAAGTTCCAGGAAATATTCGGGATCCTTGCTGAAACCTTCAATAAGAGCTAAATCTTCCTTACCCTGTTTCTGTAACTAACCTCCCCTTCCTATCAGGCCTAGATCCATTCCAACTTTCTCCCCAGACCCTTTCCCCTAAATGTAGCTAATGCCTTATTGATGAACAAAACGGCAGGACTCTCTCTTCCCGAGCTTACATCATGTGCACATGTCCAAGCACAAGGGCACCAACACACAGACCTAAAGATACTCAGCACACATATGCTCTATTTTTCACATGCTGTGTCCAACTTCTTTTTGTGTAGGAATTGTATGTGAATTATTACACCTGCTCAAACTCCTGTGCAATGATGCTTGTCTGATGTAAACTGTGCCTTGATGAAATACAGATCAATAAACATCTGACTGTTTCTACTTCTCTGaaatgatgttctttttttccacCCTATGTGATCTATGTGAAACACTGCATTTCACTTTCAACATTACATCTGTGTCTGCCCCAACAGCCGAGGAGAATAtttactttaaattaaaaaattcaatATAGTTGCTCATTTTAGGGTTATCAGAGCGCACATTCAGGTTCATTAGAGTGTTTAGGACCTCAGTGAGCCCCTAAGGTTatgccccacacacacacacacacacacacacacacacacacacacacatacacacacacacacacacacggcattTTGAGAGGTCATCATTCATCAAAAAGGTCTGCTGGAAATGATTATTAATACAATCAGTTGTAGTTAGGACTGGCATGCGATAACCCATGAGATACTGAAAGCTGTGATTAATGACTTGTGAACTGGCCTATTGACAAACTTACGTCTTGTTGTGCTTTATTGGAGAAAagcattcttttttttgcagagaAACCCCCAGGCTGGATCGCTTCAACACTGTCCCattgagctcacacacacacacacacacacacacacacacacacacacacacacacacacacacacacacacacacacacatgcacacacacacacacagacatacacaaaaTGTTGCATCCACGCTGCACTGCCAAAGACTTTCGAACCACTCTGAATGATTACAATCACATATCAGActttttatttctaatttttaGTCCTATCATAAGCTGTCGTCTGgtcattgtaatggaaaatatgtttttcaactctaataacctctgtgtacttctttggtatgtaattgtaattttctagtACAAAGACCAAGTGTGCGAAGTAGAAAACAAATTTCTTTCTAGGTTGTGTCCAAGGCCATGATGCACTTATTATCAGGCTGAAGTTACATGGTGATGGGAAACTGAACTCCCCCACAGCTAACAGAACAAGACTGTATCAACACAATGACTATAAAGGAACTGTGGTTAGTTTGTGCTTTGGTCAATGCTGGTGCGAAGACTGTTCGTGCTGgattgatccctttgcaaaggttatattcttactttcaataaatcatcataaAATCAGTTTGATTTCAGGGCTCAACTTATTTTTCCACAACAGTCATCGTGCAACCCAAGATGATGTATTCTCCAAAatctaaaaacaacaacagcattaATGCCAATGACAACAACAGACATGATTCCAAACTTCATCAATGGATTCCTGATGAGATATGATGTTTTAATATGCCAGAGTTGTGCTTTCAACCAGACTCAGAAACATATACTTTGGTCAGTGTTAAGTAGTAACCAGCTCGCTAATTAGTAAGGTGTTGAAAATCTGCTCCCAGAAAATACTCTGAATAATAAAACCAGCTCAATGATGTCCTCATCTGTCTGCACCCTGTAACACTGGGCTGATTAGGATGTTATTAATGTGCTACGGTTTGGTCAAGACAAGCTCCACTCACGGCTTCAGGCTATAAGAAACAATAGGGCAGAGATTTCGAGATGATCCAaaaacattgtgtgtgtgtgtgtgtgtgtgtgtgtgtgtgtgtgtgtgtgtgtgtgtgtgtgtgtgtgtgtgtgtgtgtgtgtgtgtgtgtgtgtgtgtgtattcttgcATTTGCAATTCTCAGGGCTGCAAGTGAGTGCATCTGTGATTAGTGTGTGTCAATGGCACCGTGAGTATTGTAATGGATGAGTCGGCCATGGAGGTCCCCAGTGAGAGCCTCATGGTGTATAAAACCAGCTTGATTCACACCACAACCAGACACAACTGGATGGCACCTAAAAACCggaatgcagatttttttttccccttagttTTTGCTTCTATGTTGCTTTCATTGTATGtttgacatataatgacaataaattctacttcttcttcttcttctttgcaaaaccgTTTGTTGATGTAATGACAGGCATTTCTACTTGTCGTCAGGAGCGGATGAACAGACTGTAGTGACTGGAAGAAACAAAAGAGCaccttcatacatattattaaaTTAAAGGCTTTGAAATTATGAATGGTAAGTGTTTCACGTTTAAAGCTATCTTATCGAAGAGCATAGGCAGAATCTGTTATGCAAATATGAACAGAATTGTACCGCtaatctctcctctcctcaggtctTCAGCTGTCTCAGAGCTGTGATCTATCTCTGCCCTGCTGCGCAGATGAGGGGTCACTGTCGAGCACCAAGTGCCACCAAATCAGCGGGGTTAGAGTTCAGCTGGAGATGCAGGGACTTTGGCAGCAGTTTGACCAGCTGGGCACAGAGATGATTGTTACCAAAGCTGGAAGGTGATGAAAATGCTCACGTTTATATACATTCCTACTAAACATCTTATCTCATATGTTTCTTACTTGGCCTTCTGCAGTGCTTCTtacttaaacatgtttgttacTTGCAGGAGGATGTTTCCAACGTTCCAGGTGCGAATCTCTGGGATGGATCCTTCTGCTGAATATGTACTTCTCATGGATTTTATTCCTGTTGACAACAAAAGATACAGGTCAGAGACACAAATTACATAAATGTGTTTAGTGCATTTATGATCTTTCCCAGTATTTTTTAACCCTGATTTAACCCTCAGCAGCATTGCCCTGTAAGTCCTGCTTtgaacatttgtgtgtgtgtcagatatGCATTCCACAGCTCATCCTGGTTAGTGGCAGGAAGAGCAGATGTCGGAGCCCCAAGCAGGATGCATTTCCACCCAGACTCACCTGCTCGCGGAGCCCAGTGGATGAAGCAGACTGTTTCCTTTGACAGTCTAAAGCTCACCAACAACCTACTGGATGACAATGGACATgttagttacacacacacacacacacacacacacacacacacacacacacacacacacacacacacacacacacacacacaatgggtgagtgtgtccaaacttttgtctGGTActatttcaaataatgaggtcagtgtatgtgaAGGTAATACCTGTCAGCCATAATCTGAGTGTTTAAGCCTTCTAtgtatgaggggcagccaatcagaaggaagCCTACTGAAAGGAAACTAAACCAGTTGTTTCAGTGAGAGAATTAACTGAGGATCTGCAGCAAGGCTCAGTGTATAtgtaaggattattttgaactctaCATGCAAAGCACCACTACTGGActacaagaataaaaatatggagcaggAAATGAGGGCTTTGATTTTTGAGGTCAGAAAAAGAGATCATAGGAGTGTACGAAACTGACTACTAAGTCTTGTGTGTTTTCTCCTACTTTGCCAGATGATACTCAACTCCATGCATCGCTACCAGCCGCGTTTCCATGTGGTGTATGTGGATCCAACGCCCAACAGCCACTTAAATGCATACAAGaacttctgctctttttccttccCCGAGACACGCTTCACGGCTGTAACTGCTTATCAAAACCACAGGGTACAAACGCAGACGGAAACAGGCtacaagctgaaaaaaaaaatctatccacATTACACTATCTGTTTGATATTGTTCAGTGTGCATTAagcaatttattttctttttatgccATTTATTTCACTCGCTCTTCTCAGATCACTCAGTTAAAAATTGCAAGCAACCCATTTGCTAAAGGCTTCAGGACTACAGACCCACAGGCTTGGTGAGTGTCACACTTTCAATGCACTTCACCTAATTTAACAAACACATCTTTCCCTGGATAGGCCAGATGAACTCACGACATGAGCACACTGTGTCTTTATCACTTTTATCACATGGTAAATAGTGATAACATGGCAGTGTTGATGATAGCTAATCTCTGACCTTTGTATGCAAAGAAAAGAGGTTCATAGATGGCAGGTTATTGCCCATGTATGGTAAAACTGTGAGGGATGCTATTACTGTATATACATGTCTTGTCATGTCTTGTCTTATGTACTTGCCTTTGTCTGCCATGTATTTAATGTATGTGTATAAGATGAATGCTTACCTCTAtctctttggggtttttttgtttgcgtgtgtgtgcatgtagggGAGGTAATGCCAGTCCTCTAGCAGTGTggtgtccaccagagggcagagCTGAAACATTAAGTGACAAATCTGGAGAACAAATAAACTGTGAATCAAAGACTTCAACCAGTCagtatctttctttctttcttttttttttttaaaagaaattatttaaGAAATGATTAAAGTCCTTTTAGCTTGTGGAAAAAAACTAAGTTTTCTCAGTAAATATCTGTTTGAATTTGTTTGAGCTACTTACTGAAACTTCCACCATAAGAAGCAGGACGATTAAAGAAAAGGTTATGAAACAGCCTGTTTGATGGTTGATTCAGCAGTGTTTTGACCTCCAGTCTTAATATTTACTCCTgcagtgttttgaaactggataaGCATAATCAGATTATTTGAATCAACTTTTGGCTACTGATTTACATTTAATAAACAGCAGGTTTGGTCTAAATGTTCATCAGTACCTTTCTAAACATTTTTCCTCTCCATCTTCAGGACAGGAGGGCCCCGACCCACTGATGGTGGAGCAGTGTGAACTGTTTCATCACACTAAAGACTCCATGGGACACATGGAGAGGAAAGCCGGGAACAGTTTTCTAGCATCTGCCTCCTGCCTCCATCTCCCTTCCTTCTGGGACCGTGCAGGCTCAACTTGAGAGAGCTAACCTGCCAAGGGTCAACATATGATATATAATATCATATGACAGCTTCATACTGTTTCCAGTAGTTTGCAGAAAATCTCCCTTGCAAAATAAAGCTATGTGGATACTATAAATTAGTAGAGTGTAACATAAAAACCATAATGTCTACATGAATTACAGCAAACACTGAATGATCGCACACAAGCACTGCAGGGACACAGAGTTAGCGCTCCAGTTATAGAGCATTCATACAAGCGTGCATAACAGTACAGTTCATTTCAACAGGGATGCTTATGAAATCATGTGTAACATTTGTGTAACTGTGATGCATCTATTTGTTGTCTGGGATAATAAAGCAACACCGTGAAATATTGCACATTAACTACTTGTGATATTGGAATAAGGAGTAGTAGTGAAAACTACATTCCCCAGGATGCAATGTTTCTCAGGGCTCGCTCCTAAACAAGAGCGAGAACGATAACGCGACGCcttcagaataaaagaaaaaaaaaaaactaaacaaaaaacggTATGTAGAGCACACACcaactgaagaaacaagacaataATTAAGTCAAGACAATAATATTCTATTGTAAAACAGCTCTATAAAACTTCTAAGTATTGCAAGCCAGTCTGTTCCTTTTAGATAGgcttgttttaatttaaaagcgCTCTAAGAAAAGCGTATCCTACAGGCCTTCTGTACTGGCTTGAAATATGTCAGTGTGTGCTCCTTCTGCTGATAACCAGTGCTATGAAATTTAAACTGCAACTCATTAGGGTAAAGATATCTGTTCGATGTGGAGTAATgggggggctttttttttcaggtcgGGGagttattttattatgaaaatttTCAGAGGAAATAGTATGGCTTTGCAATTAACTTTACGGAGGTGATGCTCGCGCTCTCGCAGCTCTGATGGATGCAGCGGGgtagatggaggaggaggaggaggtgaaagACTTGAAGGCGGAGAGCAGAAAGAACGGGTCGGGCAGAGGGAAGGATGCGGATTATGGTGCCCTGCCGGCCAGCTTGCCTGCCAACGGTGTCTGCAGTTTGACACGAGGATGCGCGGACGAAACGACGCAGGCCTGCAGTTTGTCGGCTCTCGGAGCTCGGAGCCAGTGACTCTAATTTACGCGTCGCCTCAAATTGTCCATGACACCGAGGACTGCCTGGCTTAATTGTAAGGacgacttattttttttttaaatttcatgtcgttttatttattactttactACTTGTTGTAGTCCGACATTTCCCCCGCTTCCCTCGCCATGTCGTTTAAGATGAAGAAAACCGGAGTGAAAACAGAATGACCTCGTCTCTACGTGTTTGTGGTTCAACTGCCATCATGGTTTCAGCCGTCATTTTAGCATCACCGCCACCTGAGCTCTTCCCCCGGGTTGCTGCAGACTGGATGTCAAACTAAAGTGAGCTCTGGAAAGTCAAACCTAAACACACCTATATTAAAACTTTAACCTCGTTTCAGCATGAAAGCGCTACACCCTCGCTGGTTGACGAGTATATTTATATGGACGACTGTATGTCTGCTCGGCGGTCAATCCGCCCCTAACTCCTCGGGCCTGTCTCTAGCCATCCGCGTGCCACTGCGGCAAGTCGCTCGCGGCGAGCAGCCTGCGCCGCTGACACCTGCCGCCGCCTTGAACCGCGAACGCGGCAACGCAGGTAGGACTCCTGCGCGCAGGCGGAGAGGAGCGGCAGCGAGCGGTATCAGCTTCGTGGACATGATTGATAACCTACGTGGGAAGTCCGGCCAGGGATATTACGTGGAGATGGCTGTGGGTTCTCCTCCGCAGAAGGTAAAGCTTTCATTCACAAAGAGTGCTTGATTTGATGTCCCCGGACTCCTCAGTGTGCACCTCATCACTTTCAGACCAGTGAACACGCATCAACTGTAAGAAAATCTAATCAATTAACACCAGGCACACCCTAAAAATCAATATCTACTCATAAACGTCCTTCTTTAAGAGCACTGAGACCCATTAGGCTGGGTACCACCTTGAAATGACCACTGAATCCAGTGTTAACTACTGGCACAATTTTACCTGTATTATATAGTTACCTTAGTCTTGCTGCAGTGTGtcagtatgtgtgtttgttcttgTATatagtgtgtgttcatgtgtgtgcgtgtgaaagTGTGAGAAAGGACTGAATGATACGGGCAGATAATGGAACCATTAATTCTGCAGAGTGAGGACTGCCAGCTGGGTGCAGCTGCAGTGTACAGGCTGGCACACAAAGGGCGACCatggagggagagacagagatgagcTAGTAAAAGAGAAGACGAAAAGGGGAAGATGGAGTGGGGTGAGAGAAGACCGTAAAGAGAGGGACAAGTGTCAAAGAGAAGAAAGTGGGAGTTTGAGAGCGGAAGAAGACAGAGGGGGGACGTGGGAGTCAGACAGGCAGCTTTCAGGAAACAAAAGCACTGAGACGGTGAGGGAGACGGAGGGCCTAAAGGTGCTAAATGGAGGTGTCACTCTGCCACTGTATcagcgagagagacagagggtgaGAAGGAGATCTGTCTGCTGCAGATCGGTCCCAGGCAGCAGAGTCCAAATCAGTACTGACAGACAACACTCTGTTTTGGTGGCTGAAGTGTGTGTTTATTCTGCTTCCTTTCAACACAAGAAGGCAAAGTCTGATGTTAAGTGACAAATAGGCAGCTGTACAGGAAATCTGCCTTATAAAATGTGGATAGTAATTTGAGAAATGGATCGGCGACTGTTTGTTGGTATTTTTCTGAATCGTTGGGCTGCAGACATAAccttctaaaaacaaacaaacaaacaaacaaaaaaaaaacagtggcatCTGATATGTAGCCCAATTTAAGTAAGGAAGAGCATCCAAACCATAGATTTGTTAAGTGCTCAGTGAGGTAACCGTGAGCAGGGCCACATTAATGCGAGTGAAATTTTACTTTCATTCCTTTAATGTAAATAACTTTAATTAATACATGGTCTCCTAATTTGTTATATGTCATAAAATCTTTGAGTTAAAAGGATGTCTCTTTACTTTTGAGCCTGACTGCACCAAAAATCAACATGGGCACTACCAGCTCCATGGCCTCTGACCTAAAGATAATCAATATGAATTCACTTAAGGGAAAAATCCAATTTTGCTGAAAGCATGTCAAAACTGTAgccaacatttttatttgtcttgCTTTTATTGCCTTGTGgcctgaaataaaaatagatgTTAACCATAA includes:
- the LOC115791057 gene encoding LOW QUALITY PROTEIN: apolipoprotein A-I-like (The sequence of the model RefSeq protein was modified relative to this genomic sequence to represent the inferred CDS: deleted 1 base in 1 codon), with product MDTSLTRDYKRSAPAEVVQSRPELHQTSTMKFVALALALLLAVGSQAASLQADAPSQLAQIRSAVDVYMTQVKDGAIRSLDQLDGTPYNEFKDILAKRLEELHTQIKTLQSSVSPMTDSFVSTVAESTAEFRNRIAADIEALKTELEPKRAHLREVIERHMEEYRNHLEPIVKEYYAKHTAEMEELRTKMEPIMAELREKIRTNVEETKNALTPIVDTVREKIATHVEQARALLAPYVEEYKEQIRQTYGRAQSVRVEDLTAMRERIQPLAADIKNKFQEIFGILAETFNKS
- the LOC115791056 gene encoding T-box transcription factor TBX1; translated protein: MNGLQLSQSCDLSLPCCADEGSLSSTKCHQISGVRVQLEMQGLWQQFDQLGTEMIVTKAGRRMFPTFQVRISGMDPSAEYVLLMDFIPVDNKRYRYAFHSSSWLVAGRADVGAPSRMHFHPDSPARGAQWMKQTVSFDSLKLTNNLLDDNGHMILNSMHRYQPRFHVVYVDPTPNSHLNAYKNFCSFSFPETRFTAVTAYQNHRITQLKIASNPFAKGFRTTDPQAW